In Gammaproteobacteria bacterium, the following proteins share a genomic window:
- the hemB gene encoding porphobilinogen synthase encodes MQKYPLTRKRRLRYTQSIRDLVAENTLNSSDLIWPVFVLEGENRRESIKSMPGVYRLSQDLLVEKLTKLYSMGLKAVALFPVVTAEKKSELAEEAYNSDGLVQRTIRKIKSALPDILVISDIALDPFTIHGQDGLIDESGYVLNDETVEVLCKQAVSHARAGVDIVAPSDMMDGRILKVREALESYGYINTSILAYSAKYASCFYGPFRDAVGSAGNLGKSTKENYQMNPANGKEALDEIAMDIDEGADMVMVKPGLPYLDIIKSASETFNTPVFAYQVSGEYAMLQSAIDNGFLDEKKAILESLLCFKRAGCDAILTYYADRVLEYLNE; translated from the coding sequence ATGCAAAAATATCCGTTAACCCGAAAAAGAAGGCTCAGATACACCCAATCAATCAGAGATTTAGTCGCTGAAAATACATTGAATTCATCAGATTTAATCTGGCCGGTGTTTGTGCTTGAAGGCGAAAATCGTAGAGAATCCATAAAATCCATGCCCGGCGTTTATCGTTTATCGCAAGATTTGTTGGTTGAAAAACTCACAAAATTATATTCAATGGGTTTGAAAGCCGTGGCGTTGTTTCCGGTAGTGACCGCCGAAAAGAAATCGGAACTGGCAGAAGAGGCTTATAACTCTGACGGCTTGGTGCAACGAACCATTCGCAAAATTAAATCGGCACTGCCTGATATTTTAGTGATTTCTGATATTGCGCTCGATCCGTTTACAATTCATGGGCAAGATGGATTGATTGATGAAAGCGGCTATGTTTTGAATGATGAAACGGTCGAAGTTCTTTGTAAACAAGCGGTTTCACATGCCAGAGCCGGTGTGGATATTGTCGCTCCGTCAGATATGATGGACGGACGGATTCTGAAAGTTCGTGAAGCGTTGGAATCCTATGGTTATATCAACACTTCGATTCTGGCTTATTCGGCAAAGTATGCCAGTTGTTTTTACGGACCATTTCGCGATGCAGTCGGTTCTGCCGGAAATCTGGGAAAAAGCACCAAGGAAAACTATCAGATGAATCCCGCCAATGGCAAAGAAGCGTTGGATGAAATCGCTATGGATATTGATGAAGGAGCAGATATGGTGATGGTTAAACCCGGATTGCCTTATCTTGATATCATTAAATCGGCATCAGAAACATTTAACACACCGGTTTTTGCCTATCAGGTGAGTGGCGAGTATGCGATGCTGCAAAGTGCGATAGATAATGGTTTTTTAGACGAGAAAAAAGCGATTCTTGAAAGTTTGCTTTGTTTTAAAAGAGCAGGGTGCGATGCGATTCTAACTTATTATGCCGATCGGGTTTTAGAATATCTCAATGAGTAA
- a CDS encoding enoyl-CoA hydratase-related protein — protein sequence MTNHNYETINFSVENHVARIEFNRPDKLNAFSKTMHAEFFQILKSVAANDDLRCVLLTGAGRGFCAGQDLGERKTDQPMDLGDTLEKGYNTNLRILKKIRAPIICAVNGVAAGAGANIALNCDIVVAKESAKFIQSFSQVGLIPDCNGTWILPKLIGLARAKALTMLAEPVSAQKAEELGMIYASYADEVFEYKVNQLVSTIANRPTLALANIKELMEKSFQNTYDEQLDAERDVQRLMGLTHDFKEGVNAFTEKRKPNFKGS from the coding sequence ATGACTAATCATAACTATGAAACGATCAACTTTAGTGTTGAGAACCATGTTGCTCGCATCGAGTTTAACAGACCTGATAAGCTCAATGCTTTTTCAAAAACCATGCATGCGGAATTTTTTCAGATTTTGAAATCTGTTGCCGCGAATGATGATTTACGTTGTGTGCTTTTAACTGGTGCCGGTCGTGGATTTTGTGCCGGACAAGATTTAGGCGAAAGAAAAACCGATCAGCCGATGGATTTGGGTGATACATTGGAAAAAGGTTATAACACGAATCTTAGAATTCTGAAAAAAATCAGAGCACCGATAATCTGTGCAGTGAATGGAGTTGCTGCCGGAGCCGGAGCCAATATTGCGCTGAATTGTGATATTGTGGTAGCCAAAGAATCGGCGAAATTTATCCAGTCTTTTTCGCAAGTCGGTTTGATTCCGGATTGTAATGGCACCTGGATTTTACCCAAGCTCATCGGTTTGGCTCGAGCCAAAGCTCTAACCATGCTTGCAGAACCTGTTTCAGCACAAAAAGCTGAAGAATTGGGAATGATTTATGCGAGTTATGCAGATGAAGTGTTTGAATACAAAGTGAATCAATTGGTTAGTACGATTGCCAATCGACCAACATTAGCGTTAGCAAATATCAAAGAGCTCATGGAGAAATCCTTTCAAAATACTTATGATGAGCAATTGGATGCAGAGAGAGATGTGCAAAGATTAATGGGCTTAACCCATGATTTTAAAGAAGGTGTGAATGCTTTTACTGAAAAGAGAAAACCAAACTTTAAAGGTTCATAA
- a CDS encoding PstS family phosphate ABC transporter substrate-binding protein produces the protein MKKIKSTLLALSVAASFNVSSAERDYISIVGSSTVYPFSTVVAERFGKSTDFKTPKIESTGTGGGMKLFCKGVGVDTADITNASRRIKSSEFEMCKENGVDGIVEVLIGYDGIVIANAIDSYEFKLSRKDLFLALAKEVPTDKDGELVANPYKTWNEVNSELPAIAIEVLGPPPTSGTRDAFVELAMEGGCKKFDWIKATKDSDKNKYKSICHTIREDGAYIEAGENDNLIIQKLQKNPDALGIFGFSFLDQNADLVKGSLVDGSAPEFETIADGSYPVSRPLFFYVKKAHVGKIPGIKEFLDEFTSEKSMGEEGYLTDKGLIPLGGDKYQKVVDDVQNLNDLSL, from the coding sequence ATGAAAAAAATTAAATCAACTTTATTGGCTTTATCAGTTGCAGCCAGCTTCAATGTAAGCTCCGCTGAAAGAGATTATATTTCAATTGTTGGTTCTTCAACAGTATACCCTTTCTCAACAGTAGTTGCAGAAAGATTTGGTAAATCAACTGATTTCAAAACACCTAAAATTGAATCGACAGGTACAGGTGGTGGAATGAAACTGTTCTGTAAAGGCGTTGGTGTTGATACTGCCGACATTACAAATGCTTCCCGCAGAATTAAATCCAGTGAATTTGAAATGTGTAAGGAAAACGGTGTTGATGGAATTGTTGAGGTTTTGATTGGATATGATGGAATTGTTATAGCAAATGCCATCGATTCTTATGAATTCAAATTGAGCCGAAAAGATTTATTTTTAGCTTTGGCAAAAGAAGTACCAACTGATAAAGATGGTGAATTAGTAGCTAACCCCTATAAAACATGGAATGAAGTGAATTCAGAACTTCCTGCAATAGCAATTGAAGTTTTAGGACCTCCTCCAACATCGGGAACGCGCGATGCTTTTGTTGAATTAGCAATGGAAGGCGGTTGTAAAAAGTTTGACTGGATTAAAGCAACAAAAGATTCAGATAAAAACAAATACAAATCCATTTGTCATACCATTCGTGAAGATGGTGCGTATATTGAAGCGGGTGAAAATGATAACCTGATTATTCAGAAACTTCAAAAAAATCCGGATGCACTCGGTATTTTTGGATTTTCTTTTCTTGATCAAAATGCTGATTTAGTGAAGGGTTCACTGGTTGATGGTTCAGCTCCTGAGTTTGAAACAATTGCTGATGGTTCTTATCCGGTTTCTCGTCCGTTATTCTTCTATGTTAAGAAAGCTCATGTTGGCAAAATCCCTGGAATTAAAGAGTTTCTGGATGAATTTACCAGCGAAAAATCCATGGGTGAAGAAGGATACTTAACCGATAAAGGATTAATTCCACTTGGTGGGGACAAATATCAAAAAGTTGTCGATGATGTTCAAAATCTAAACGATCTTTCTTTATAA
- a CDS encoding 3-hydroxyacyl-CoA dehydrogenase, translating to MLEKFKNVAVIGAGTMGMGIAEVAATAGHNVKVYDLNSEFAEKSKQKMMDRLNSRVQRGKISKELSQQVNDHVSIVTTLSELSDSHLVIEAIVENIEIKQNLFKELQEKCNANTLYATNTSSISVTAIASVLNQPENMIGLHFFNPAPVMQLVEVIAGLKSSQENLEDGLELCRSWKKMPVLAKSTPGFIVNRVARPFYGEALKMLQEQVSNHATIDCVMKSAGFRMGPFELMDLIGIDVNLSVSKTVYQEMFYDPRYKPSLIQQEMVYAGMLGRKSGLGFYDYQNSELSDCIGYENLYKLDEEISNPFEKLNEHYEIEIEGCLVALSNGQTCSQRQEAKPIAQFDLCLNYEKAGILTIAFAPNFPQDTKQKIVALIQNAGKQVVVIDDNPALIAMRTVCMLINEAADAIENGVCSREDVDLAMQKGVNYPIGLIDWAERIGISKVVETLDNLYQWFGDDRYRASAWLRKQIL from the coding sequence ATGCTTGAAAAATTTAAAAATGTCGCTGTCATTGGTGCAGGAACTATGGGCATGGGAATTGCTGAAGTAGCAGCAACTGCGGGACACAATGTAAAAGTTTATGATTTGAACTCTGAATTTGCCGAAAAGTCCAAACAAAAAATGATGGACAGACTCAACTCCAGAGTCCAAAGAGGCAAGATTTCAAAAGAACTCAGTCAACAAGTAAATGACCATGTTTCAATCGTAACGACATTATCAGAATTAAGTGATAGTCATTTAGTGATTGAAGCTATTGTTGAAAATATAGAAATAAAACAAAACCTTTTCAAAGAGTTACAAGAAAAATGTAATGCAAATACTCTTTATGCGACAAACACATCTTCGATTTCTGTGACAGCGATTGCATCCGTTTTGAATCAACCTGAAAACATGATTGGTTTGCATTTCTTCAATCCAGCTCCGGTCATGCAATTGGTCGAAGTGATTGCCGGGCTGAAATCCTCTCAGGAAAATTTGGAAGATGGTTTAGAGTTATGCCGAAGTTGGAAAAAAATGCCGGTATTAGCCAAATCGACTCCGGGGTTTATTGTCAATCGTGTGGCTCGTCCTTTTTATGGCGAAGCTCTGAAAATGCTGCAAGAACAAGTCAGCAACCATGCAACCATTGATTGTGTGATGAAATCCGCCGGATTTCGTATGGGACCGTTTGAACTTATGGATTTGATTGGAATTGATGTCAATCTGTCCGTCAGCAAGACGGTGTATCAAGAAATGTTTTATGATCCTCGATACAAGCCATCACTAATTCAACAAGAAATGGTTTATGCCGGAATGCTTGGGCGAAAAAGTGGACTGGGCTTTTACGATTATCAAAACTCAGAGCTGAGTGATTGTATCGGATATGAAAACTTGTACAAACTCGATGAAGAGATTTCCAATCCTTTTGAAAAACTCAATGAACATTATGAAATTGAAATTGAAGGTTGCTTAGTCGCTCTCAGTAATGGACAAACTTGTTCGCAACGTCAGGAAGCAAAGCCGATTGCACAATTTGATTTGTGTCTGAATTATGAAAAAGCAGGGATTTTGACGATTGCTTTCGCTCCGAATTTTCCTCAAGATACTAAACAAAAAATAGTCGCACTCATTCAGAACGCCGGAAAACAGGTTGTTGTTATTGATGATAATCCGGCTTTGATTGCCATGAGAACAGTTTGCATGCTTATCAATGAAGCCGCTGATGCCATTGAAAACGGTGTTTGTAGCAGAGAAGACGTTGATTTAGCGATGCAAAAAGGCGTGAATTATCCCATCGGTCTGATTGATTGGGCTGAAAGGATTGGTATTTCCAAAGTTGTTGAAACGCTTGATAATCTTTATCAATGGTTTGGTGATGACCGTTACCGGGCATCAGCCTGGTTGAGGAAGCAAATTCTATAA
- a CDS encoding acetyl-CoA C-acyltransferase, translating into MIFKQAKVAFIDGVRTPFAKSPGVYGKLRSYDLGREALLALKQRNPILQDQCEQVTMGCVIHNSATSNVARESLIGAGYDLSTPAFTVTQACISANRAITNTVEAIQAGTLKTAVAGGVESTSDAPVRISDNFKAVLLKAQRAKGFGDYWRLFRQFKFKDLIPVAPAIAEFSTGQTMGQDADRLAARFGVTREEQDEFALRSHQLAAKAWEEGKFKDEVQAVMPAPAFEPLEQDNTFYADSSMEKLSKLRPVFVKPNGTVTAGNASPLTDGASACLLMDIEEAKKQGYNPNLVIYGYQYSAHNPDGELLLGPAFTIPKLLNEAGLKIDDVDVYEIHEAFAGQVLANLKALQDKEFCVNRLGLNDAFGEIPMDRINTQGGSLSLGHPFGATGGRLLISAARRLNESDGEYALISACAAGGQGSSILLRKLNATAKPKTTKKVAKKTAKKVSKKVVKKTTKKTVNKENS; encoded by the coding sequence ATGATATTTAAACAGGCAAAAGTTGCATTTATTGATGGTGTGCGGACTCCGTTTGCTAAATCACCCGGAGTCTATGGAAAACTTAGATCTTATGATTTAGGTAGAGAAGCCCTGCTCGCTCTCAAGCAAAGAAACCCCATTCTGCAAGACCAATGCGAACAAGTTACAATGGGATGTGTGATTCATAATTCTGCAACCAGTAATGTTGCAAGAGAGAGCCTCATTGGCGCAGGATATGATTTATCCACCCCTGCTTTTACAGTGACACAAGCCTGCATTTCAGCTAATCGTGCGATTACAAATACTGTGGAAGCCATACAAGCTGGAACTCTTAAAACCGCTGTTGCCGGTGGCGTGGAATCAACTTCTGATGCACCGGTTCGAATCTCAGATAACTTCAAAGCTGTTTTATTGAAAGCCCAAAGAGCCAAAGGCTTTGGTGATTACTGGAGATTATTCAGACAATTCAAATTTAAAGACCTGATCCCGGTTGCACCTGCCATTGCTGAATTTTCCACCGGTCAAACGATGGGACAAGACGCGGATAGACTGGCTGCCCGATTTGGTGTCACGCGTGAGGAACAAGACGAATTCGCATTACGTTCTCATCAATTGGCAGCTAAAGCATGGGAAGAAGGCAAATTTAAAGATGAAGTTCAAGCGGTCATGCCGGCACCCGCTTTTGAACCTTTAGAACAGGATAATACGTTCTATGCTGACAGTAGCATGGAAAAACTGTCGAAATTACGCCCTGTTTTTGTTAAACCTAATGGCACAGTTACAGCTGGTAATGCCTCTCCTTTAACAGATGGAGCATCTGCATGCTTGCTCATGGATATTGAAGAAGCTAAAAAGCAAGGTTATAACCCCAACCTAGTCATCTACGGTTATCAATACTCAGCTCATAATCCTGATGGTGAACTGTTACTCGGACCGGCATTCACCATTCCAAAACTTTTAAATGAAGCCGGTTTGAAGATTGATGATGTCGATGTTTATGAGATTCATGAGGCTTTTGCCGGACAGGTACTTGCGAATCTAAAAGCCTTGCAAGATAAAGAATTTTGCGTGAACAGATTAGGTCTGAATGATGCATTTGGTGAAATTCCAATGGATAGAATCAATACACAAGGTGGTTCTCTAAGTTTAGGACATCCATTTGGTGCAACCGGCGGTCGTTTGTTAATTTCCGCAGCCAGACGATTGAATGAATCGGATGGTGAGTATGCCTTGATTTCGGCCTGTGCAGCAGGCGGGCAAGGCAGCAGTATTCTGTTACGAAAACTAAATGCAACTGCCAAACCAAAGACCACAAAAAAAGTTGCGAAGAAAACTGCAAAAAAAGTGAGTAAAAAAGTGGTGAAGAAAACCACAAAGAAAACAGTTAACAAGGAGAATTCATAA
- a CDS encoding transferase hexapeptide repeat family protein produces MKNIYEIDGVKPVIHPSSFVHPTAVIIGSVQIGKNCYIGPNASIRGDYGTIILENGVNFQDMCVAHGFPNGVTLLKENAHVSHGAVIHGCTIGKNCMVGIQSVIMDNAEIGDECMIAALSYIKPNFKAPARSIIAGIPAEIKRQVTDKEIQWKSEGTALYQQLAVRSLESMKACEPLTDISQQKKLDVRKFNPLK; encoded by the coding sequence ATGAAAAATATCTATGAAATTGACGGAGTCAAACCGGTCATTCACCCATCCAGTTTTGTGCATCCAACAGCGGTCATCATTGGTTCGGTACAAATTGGCAAGAACTGCTATATCGGACCAAATGCCTCAATTCGTGGCGATTATGGTACGATCATACTCGAAAATGGAGTCAACTTTCAGGATATGTGCGTAGCACATGGTTTTCCAAATGGAGTAACTCTACTCAAAGAAAACGCTCATGTCTCGCATGGAGCGGTGATTCACGGTTGTACCATTGGTAAAAACTGCATGGTAGGAATTCAATCCGTCATTATGGATAATGCCGAAATTGGTGATGAGTGCATGATAGCTGCCCTCAGCTACATCAAACCCAACTTCAAAGCCCCTGCCCGCTCCATCATCGCCGGAATTCCCGCTGAAATCAAACGCCAGGTCACCGACAAAGAAATCCAATGGAAAAGTGAAGGCACGGCACTTTACCAACAACTCGCCGTCAGAAGCCTTGAAAGTATGAAAGCTTGTGAGCCGTTAACCGATATTTCTCAACAGAAAAAACTGGATGTGAGGAAATTTAACCCTCTGAAATAA
- the aroE gene encoding shikimate dehydrogenase translates to MSKTYKLALFGNPVSHSLSPKIHQNFAEQFGLKIQYDLIKVESENLHQAVIDFFKNGGHGANVTLPHKQQVIESIGDISETAKQAQAVNTLYLNDERQICGENTDGIGFINDLFNRCHFDCNGKSILILGAGGAAQGIVPEIMKNQPKSLVIANRSIEKAAKIAVYNNSKSMTFDELNHFDQSFDLIIHASSLGHKGQTLKFKQHHYHSKTLGYDLSYGKAAKPFLDFCDSMKIQAYDGLGMLIEQAAVAFEIWFGKKPETKKVLF, encoded by the coding sequence ATGAGTAAAACCTACAAATTAGCTTTATTCGGTAATCCGGTGAGTCATAGCTTGTCGCCAAAGATTCACCAGAATTTTGCTGAACAATTTGGTTTGAAAATTCAATATGATTTAATAAAAGTAGAATCAGAAAATTTGCATCAAGCGGTCATTGATTTCTTCAAAAATGGTGGACATGGTGCCAATGTGACACTTCCGCATAAACAACAAGTTATTGAATCTATTGGTGATATTTCAGAAACTGCTAAGCAGGCACAAGCTGTCAATACACTATATTTGAATGACGAAAGACAAATTTGTGGAGAAAATACCGACGGAATCGGCTTTATCAATGATTTATTCAACCGCTGTCACTTTGACTGTAACGGTAAGAGTATTTTGATTCTGGGAGCCGGAGGAGCTGCACAAGGAATTGTTCCTGAAATCATGAAAAACCAGCCAAAATCATTAGTTATTGCCAACAGAAGTATCGAAAAAGCCGCAAAAATAGCTGTTTACAACAATTCTAAATCTATGACCTTTGATGAACTCAATCACTTCGATCAATCCTTCGACCTTATCATCCACGCCAGTTCACTCGGCCATAAAGGACAAACTCTCAAGTTCAAACAACATCATTACCACTCAAAAACTCTAGGCTACGACCTCAGCTACGGCAAAGCCGCCAAACCCTTTCTGGACTTTTGTGATTCAATGAAAATTCAAGCCTATGACGGACTTGGAATGCTTATCGAACAAGCCGCAGTTGCTTTTGAGATTTGGTTTGGAAAAAAACCGGAAACTAAAAAAGTCTTGTTTTAA
- the ccmE gene encoding cytochrome c maturation protein CcmE: protein MTPTRKKRLLALSVILLGVAIATALILTAFKENILLYKSPTEVHNGDYPKEGRNFRIGGMVKKGSIVKSTTSLDVDFVVTDYAKDIAIKYTGLLPDLFRDDQGVVAIGNLDKNNVFHAEEILAKHDENYMPPEVADSLKKAKESPDYKGKD, encoded by the coding sequence ATGACTCCAACACGAAAAAAACGCCTGTTAGCTCTTTCAGTGATACTTTTGGGCGTAGCCATTGCCACCGCACTGATATTAACCGCATTCAAAGAAAACATTCTGCTCTATAAGTCCCCAACAGAAGTTCATAATGGCGATTATCCAAAAGAAGGTCGGAATTTCCGTATTGGCGGAATGGTGAAAAAAGGCAGTATTGTCAAGTCAACAACATCTCTGGATGTGGATTTTGTAGTGACTGATTATGCCAAAGACATCGCAATCAAATACACAGGTCTTTTACCTGATTTATTCAGAGATGATCAAGGTGTCGTAGCCATTGGCAATCTGGATAAAAATAATGTTTTCCATGCGGAAGAGATATTAGCAAAACATGACGAAAACTATATGCCTCCTGAAGTTGCTGACTCGCTGAAAAAAGCCAAAGAAAGCCCGGATTACAAAGGAAAGGATTAA
- a CDS encoding 3-hydroxyacyl-CoA dehydrogenase NAD-binding domain-containing protein: protein MAYFTIQKHDDVAVVVLDQANSPVNVLSAKMLDDFSNLMDTIEQDNDIKAAVLYSAKPDCWVAGADIKEFMQMKSSEEAGELSRGGNKLLTRLSKLNKPVIAAINGATLGGGMELALACHYRIASTDKKTVFGLPEVKLGLLPGGGGTQRSVKLVGLRNALDMLLTGKNVYPFKAKKIGLVDELIHKEGLLQAAIKTARDFANKGGVKRKPRKKGMLDKVLEGTPFGRNFVLKKARQTVSAKTRGNYPAPLKILDCVEIGLDSGFDAGLEAESEGFAFLHGTDACKNLIQLFLAMQDNKKLKSSAKTHQVDNISMIGAGFMGAGITEISIKAGYDVVLKDISLNGIGKAIKTIWSDFEGLVKRKAMGVVERDQLLSKVKGTTNDKDLKNSELVIEAVFEDIGLKQKILADVESHCNANTVFATNTSSLPIAEIAEKSNHPANVIGMHYFSPVPKMPLLEIIVTDKTSARAKAVATNVGLDQGKTVVVVKDGPGFYTTRILSALTHEAIQVLKQGASIEDVDNAMKDWGFPVGPLALLDEVGIDVAAHIARGSLGELFKERGVEEDDTVQKLSEAKLFGRKSGKGFYSYPKKGRKSVNKDIYKYFGGEERKELDKKAIQNQIGLSMVNEALLCLQEGILSSASDGDLAAILGLGFPPFTGGPFSYVNSNGASNILATLNDLHDKYGVRFKPADILVKHAKDNKAFA, encoded by the coding sequence ATGGCCTATTTCACAATACAAAAACACGATGATGTTGCTGTTGTCGTTCTTGATCAAGCCAATTCACCGGTTAATGTGTTATCCGCAAAAATGCTCGATGATTTTTCAAATCTTATGGATACTATAGAGCAAGATAACGATATAAAAGCTGCAGTTCTTTATAGTGCGAAACCTGATTGCTGGGTTGCCGGTGCAGATATTAAGGAATTCATGCAAATGAAAAGCAGCGAAGAAGCCGGAGAATTATCTCGTGGTGGTAATAAACTGTTAACCCGATTATCCAAGTTAAACAAGCCTGTTATTGCGGCAATCAATGGCGCAACTTTAGGAGGCGGAATGGAGCTGGCATTAGCATGTCATTACCGAATTGCCAGTACCGATAAAAAAACAGTCTTTGGATTACCTGAAGTCAAACTTGGACTGTTACCCGGTGGTGGCGGAACTCAACGCAGTGTCAAACTGGTCGGATTGCGCAATGCTCTGGATATGTTGTTAACCGGTAAAAATGTTTATCCTTTCAAAGCCAAGAAAATTGGCTTGGTTGATGAGTTGATTCACAAAGAAGGATTATTACAAGCTGCGATTAAAACCGCTCGTGATTTTGCCAATAAAGGTGGTGTGAAAAGAAAACCTCGCAAAAAAGGCATGCTCGATAAAGTTCTTGAAGGCACTCCGTTCGGACGAAATTTCGTGTTAAAAAAAGCTCGCCAGACAGTTTCAGCAAAAACTCGAGGCAACTACCCTGCTCCGTTAAAAATTCTGGACTGTGTGGAAATCGGTCTGGATAGCGGATTCGATGCCGGTCTGGAAGCGGAATCTGAAGGTTTCGCTTTTTTGCATGGAACTGATGCTTGCAAAAATCTGATTCAATTATTTCTGGCAATGCAGGATAATAAAAAACTCAAAAGTAGTGCTAAAACTCACCAAGTTGATAATATTTCAATGATTGGTGCCGGTTTTATGGGAGCGGGAATTACAGAAATTTCTATTAAAGCCGGATATGATGTGGTTCTGAAAGATATTTCATTGAATGGAATTGGTAAAGCTATAAAAACAATCTGGTCCGATTTTGAGGGATTAGTAAAACGTAAAGCCATGGGTGTGGTTGAACGAGATCAATTGTTATCGAAGGTTAAAGGAACAACAAATGACAAAGATTTGAAGAATTCCGAATTAGTCATCGAAGCCGTTTTTGAAGATATTGGTTTGAAACAAAAAATTCTTGCGGATGTTGAATCTCATTGCAACGCCAATACAGTTTTTGCAACCAATACCTCATCTTTGCCAATTGCTGAAATTGCTGAAAAATCAAATCATCCGGCTAATGTTATCGGAATGCACTATTTTTCACCAGTTCCGAAAATGCCACTTTTGGAAATTATTGTTACAGATAAAACTTCAGCCCGAGCCAAAGCAGTTGCTACCAATGTTGGATTGGATCAAGGCAAAACAGTTGTCGTGGTTAAGGATGGTCCGGGATTTTATACTACCAGAATTTTATCAGCCTTGACTCATGAAGCCATTCAGGTTTTAAAACAAGGAGCATCCATCGAAGATGTTGATAATGCCATGAAAGACTGGGGATTTCCGGTTGGACCATTGGCATTACTGGATGAAGTTGGAATTGATGTCGCAGCACACATTGCCAGAGGATCATTGGGTGAACTGTTCAAAGAACGTGGAGTTGAAGAAGACGATACCGTTCAAAAACTTTCGGAAGCCAAGCTGTTCGGTCGAAAATCCGGCAAAGGCTTCTATTCTTATCCGAAAAAAGGTCGTAAATCGGTTAATAAGGACATTTATAAATACTTTGGTGGTGAAGAGCGAAAAGAACTCGATAAAAAAGCGATTCAAAACCAAATTGGCTTATCAATGGTTAATGAAGCCTTGCTCTGCTTGCAGGAAGGGATTTTATCCTCAGCATCAGATGGTGATTTAGCTGCAATACTAGGCCTGGGCTTCCCACCATTTACCGGCGGACCATTCAGCTATGTGAATTCAAACGGAGCAAGTAACATTTTAGCAACTCTAAATGATTTGCATGATAAATACGGAGTGCGCTTTAAACCGGCTGATATTTTAGTCAAGCACGCAAAAGATAATAAAGCATTTGCATAA
- a CDS encoding VOC family protein, whose protein sequence is MNALTPFHLAIPVNDLKKSREFYGEILGCEEGRSSDIWIDFNFYGHQLVCHLTENNNDEKHHNPVDGKSVPVPHFGIVMEMQQWKQLRDKLESHNLDFVIEPYIRFEGQVGEQATMFLYDFCGNALEFKAFANIEEELFKK, encoded by the coding sequence ATGAATGCATTAACACCCTTTCATCTGGCAATTCCGGTTAATGACTTAAAGAAATCTCGTGAGTTTTATGGTGAAATTTTAGGCTGTGAAGAAGGCCGAAGTAGTGATATCTGGATTGATTTCAATTTTTACGGTCATCAGTTGGTTTGCCATCTAACTGAAAACAACAATGATGAAAAGCATCATAATCCGGTTGACGGTAAAAGTGTCCCTGTTCCGCATTTCGGAATTGTTATGGAAATGCAACAATGGAAACAACTCAGAGATAAGCTGGAAAGCCACAATCTGGACTTTGTTATTGAACCTTATATTCGCTTTGAAGGACAAGTTGGTGAACAAGCGACCATGTTTTTATACGATTTTTGTGGAAATGCGTTAGAATTCAAAGCATTCGCAAATATTGAAGAAGAGTTATTTAAGAAATAA